One Ogataea parapolymorpha DL-1 chromosome VI, whole genome shotgun sequence DNA window includes the following coding sequences:
- a CDS encoding CPS1 Vacuolar carboxypeptidase yscS — protein sequence MMRSKEPLSAYFSTPTESTDEPLCPLYDKVEFKDPDTSVYILHDDEFRNKSVSRLSKAIQIPTWIDDEGSDFTKFTKFHEYLETEFQNVFDAANVFKVNTYGIVLEFKGSNSSLKPAMFAAHQDTVPPGDPQNWDRSPFSGHYDGTRIYGRGASDCKNLLIGLLESMDYLLAKGFSPERTIIFAFGFDEESSGKYGASHISKFLLERYGPNSLYHIIDEGFGVFMELQNKHFAMLATGEKGYLDLGIEVLQPGGHSSMAPDHTAIGTMSKLISRYEDRLYDPILVNVNPTLNTLQCVAEYADIDESLKRDILRAHFDEKSNERVIKLLLDDKITKYNVLTTHAADIINGGNKANALPQNVTALINHRIAHGNDFDTIMDRITGIAIGVAREHGLGLVIEDEILIEPTLAGSINIKALYKLEVAPVTPIHDEIWASLAGHYRTFYEDITYPEKFEDDVLVLSAGIMTGNTDTRHYWDLTDHIFRGQPGFTPMTSGVHGNNEYIDADSHLHIVAFYYNYILSIS from the coding sequence ATGATGCGGTCGAAGGAGCCACTCTCGGCATATTTTTCCACTCCTACAGAGTCTACTGATGAGCCATTGTGTCCCTTGTATGACAAAGTTGAATTCAAGGATCCAGATACCAGTGTTTACATCCTTCACGATGATGAATTTAGAAACAAATCGGTCTCAAGATTGAGTAAAGCAATTCAAATTCCGACCTGGATTGACGATGAAGGATCAGACTTCACAAAGTTCACAAAGTTCCATGAGTATCTAGAGACCGAGTTCCAAAACGTCTTTGACGCAGCCAATGTTTTCAAGGTCAATACCTATGGAATTGTGTTGGAGTTCAAGGGCTCAAACTCTTCGTTGAAGCCTGCTATGTTTGCTGCCCACCAGGACACCGTGCCTCCTGGAGATCCTCAAAACTGGGATAGAAGCCCATTTAGTGGCCACTATGATGGAACTAGAATCTATGGTCGCGGCGCAAGTGATTGTAAGAATCTGTTGATTGGTTTGTTGGAATCAATGGACTACTTACTTGCAAAGGGATTCAGCCCCGAGAGAACTATTATTTTTGcatttggatttgatgaaGAAAGCAGTGGAAAATATGGTGCCTCTCACATAAGCAAGTTCCTGTTGGAAAGATACGGTCCAAACTCACTGTACCATATCATTGACGAAGGGTTTGGCGTTTTCATGGAACTGCAAAATAAGCACTTTGCTATGCTGGCCACCGGCGAGAAAGGTTACTTGGATCTTGGAATTGAGGTGTTGCAGCCCGGGGGACACTCTTCGATGGCACCAGACCATACAGCCATTGGTACAATGTCCAAACTGATCAGTAGATATGAGGACAGATTATATGATCCTATTCTCGTCAATGTCAACCCAACACTGAACACTTTGCAGTGCGTAGCAGAATATGCAGACATTGATGAGAGTTTGAAGAGAGACATTTTGAGAGCACACTTTGACGAAAAGTCCAACGAGAGAGTCATCAAGTTGCTTTTGGATGATAAAATCACTAAGTACAACGTTTTGACGACTCACGCAGCAGATATTATCAACGGTGGAAACAAGGCAAATGCTCTTCCGCAAAACGTCACTGCGCTTATCAACCATAGAATTGCTCATGGTAACGACTTTGACACCATCATGGATCGAATTACGGGGATTGCCATAGGTGTTGCTAGAGAGCATGGTCTGGGATTGGTTATCGAGGATGAGATCCTTATTGAACCTACCCTGGCAGGCTCGATCAATATCAAGGCTCTTTACAAGCTTGAGGTGGCACCTGTCACGCCTATCCACGACGAGATTTGGGCTTCCCTGGCAGGTCATTACAGAACTTTCTATGAAGACATCACTTATCCAGAGAAGTTTGAAGAtgatgttcttgttcttAGTGCTGGTATCATGACAGGCAACACAGACACTAGACACTACTGGGACCTTACTGATCACATATTCAGAGGACAACCTGGATTTACACCAATGACCTCTGGAGTCCACGGCAACAACGAATACATTGATGCCGACTCCCACTTGCACATTGTTGCATTTTATTACAACTATATCTTAAGTATTTCTTGA
- a CDS encoding putative secreted protein: protein MLTANNYKRKRPRLSSTQMVSKSSEGPSHSVYKKNHQQYSTGSSYTDQEVINLDSDAEDYIFKDSDMIDDYLGLDDADMNLMNGTDSESGLISRDSSRPRNSFASYYNTNDIKIASLKLSGPSTSSGPRIKKKRTKSLPQLSYSKLNYQPNFDKKSVQEKIGDVKTTLIQHQFTNYTYNTPKSVNRKLSFNADAPLNLSTFNQHSSNSSSDSYDSANTSATSIEDTPCDDKDGHYIIVPGASFANDRFQIQSLLGQGTFGKVIKAHDKYNNCPVAIKIIRAIPKYREASKVELRVLTMLKKHDPENENQCIHLRECFDYRGHICIVTDILKISLYDFLERNQFLPFPGSHIQAVAKQLLRSVAFLHDLNLIHTDLKPENILLKDDSYTRKPYLKPNGTSSSLTYRNILNDPKIYTIDFGSAIFEDEYHSSVVSTRHYRAPEIILGIGWSYPCDLWSVACILVELVTGDALFKTHENAQHLAMMERTLGEPVDLKLVRKCFSQYYYNSSSRRKSMSNSDCIANCFSKTTGKLLFPTPQTSMKLIDEVERLPTLADLIGSKVGLPFDMKSSLKESIAKYNISKKQYDEYEFWYWFIDLLKQLFTFDPEKRITAMDALNHKWFDYGILDDGTCS, encoded by the coding sequence ATGTTAACTGCTAACAATTACAAACGGAAGAGACCAAGACTCTCTTCCACACAAATGGTATCCAAAAGTTCTGAAGGGCCGTCCCATAGTGTATACAAGAAGAACCATCAACAATACTCTACTGGGTCGTCTTATACTGACCAAGAAGTCATCAATCTTGATTCGGATGCTGAGGATTacattttcaaagacaGTGACATGATTGACGACTATTTGGGTCTCGATGACGCCGATATGAACTTGATGAATGGTACTGACAGCGAATCTGGTTTGATCAGCAGGGACAGTTCACGTCCCAGAAATTCTTTTGCCTCATACTATAACACGAACGATATCAAGATCGCTAGCCTAAAATTATCTGGTCCTTCAACGTCAAGTGGTCCcagaatcaagaaaaagagaaccAAGTCGCTTCCTCAACTGTCGTATTCCAAGCTGAATTATCAGCCCAATTTCGATAAGAAATCAGTCCAGGAGAAAATCGGTGATGTGAAGACCACGTTGATACAGCACCAATTCACAAATTACACTTATAACACTCCAAAGTCTGTGAATAGAAAGCTGTCATTCAATGCGGATGCTCCGTTGAATTTAAGTACATTCAACCAACATAGCAGCAATTCATCGTCCGACTCATACGATTCCGCGAATACTTCGGCAACATCGATTGAGGATACGCCTTGTGATGACAAGGATGGTCATTACATTATAGTACCAGGCGCATCGTTTGCTAATGATCGATTTCAAATCCAATCATTACTTGGCCAAGGTACATTCGGTAAGGTTATCAAAGCTCACGACAAATACAATAATTGTCCAGTGGCGATCAAGATAATACGCGCCATTCCCAAATACAGAGAAGCCTCAAAGGTCGAACTGCGAGTACTCACGATGCTGAAGAAGCATGATCCGGAAAATGAGAACCAGTGTATTCATCTGAGGGAATGTTTCGACTACAGAGGTCACATTTGCATTGTCACTGATATCCTCAAGATATCTCTTTATGACTTTCTGGAACGAAACCAATTTCTACCTTTCCCTGGCTCTCACATACAGGCTGTCGCGAAGCAGTTATTGAGATCGGTTGCATTTTTGCATGATCTAAATTTGATCCACACCGATCTCAAACCGGAAAACATATTGTTGAAAGACGATTCGTATACGAGGAAACCATATTTGAAGCCAAATGGAACCTCAAGTTCTTTAACTTATAGAAACATCCTGAATGACCCAAAGATCTACACAATTGATTTCGGATCTGCCATATTTGAAGATGAATATCATTCATCCGTGGTGTCAACGCGACACTATCGTGCACCCGAAATCATTCTGGGGATAGGATGGTCATATCCTTGCGATCTCTGGTCTGTGGCTTGTATCTTGGTGGAGCTAGTGACTGGGGATGCTCTATTCAAAACTCACGAAAATGCCCAACATTTGGCAATGATGGAGCGCACTCTTGGAGAACCTGTGGATTTGAAACTCGTGAGGAAATGTTTCAGCCAATATTACTACAACTCTTCCTCGCGTCGGAAGTCAATGTCCAACTCTGATTGTATCGCAAATTGTTTCTCGAAGACTACAGGAAAACTTCTGTTTCCAACACCGCAAACTTCTATGAAGTTGATTGACGAAGTTGAAAGGCTCCCAACGCTTGCTGATCTGATTGGCTCAAAGGTTGGTCTCCCGTTTGATATGAagtcgtctttgaaggagTCAATTGCAAAGTACAACATTTCGAAGAAACAGTATGACGAGTATGAATTTTGGTACTGGTTTATTGACttgctcaaacagctgttcACCTTCGATCCGGAGAAACGTATTACTGCAATGGATGCTCTTAACCATAAGTGGTTCGATTACGGTATTTTGGATGATGGCACTTGTTCATGA
- a CDS encoding Proteasome subunit beta type-6 has product MMAQPATLASEYSNEVPLQPIEHRFNPYTDNGGTVLGIAGEDFAVLAGDTRSTSGYSINTRYEPKVFDVGNNLLLTANGFAADSAQLIKVFKNQLEWYHFDHNKPMSTQSAARFIQHLLYGKRFFPYYVHTILGGLDEEGKGAIYSFDPVGSYEREQCRAGGAAASLIMPFLDNQVNFKNQMDPASDGKKRKPIRFLSLEEVIQLVRDAFSSATERHIQVGDGLEILIVTKDGVRTEYYPLKRD; this is encoded by the exons ATGATGGCACAGCCTGCAACCTTGGCATCTGAATATTCGAATGAGGTTCCTCTTCAACCAATAGAGCACAGATTCAACCCATATACTG ATAATGGTGGTACCGTGTTGGGAATTGCAGGAGAGGACTTTGCCGTCCTAGCAGGTGATACCAGAAGCACATCCGGCTACAGCATAAATACACGTTACGAGCCAAAAGTCTTTGATGTTGGTAACAATCTCCTGTTGACAGCCAATGGGTTTGCTGCAGATTCTGCCCAACTGATCAAAGTGTTTAAAAACCAACTGGAATGGTACCACTTTGACCACAACAAGCCAATGAGCACGCAGAGCGCAGCTAGATTCATACAGCATCTTCTTTATGGAAAACGGTTCTTTCCTTACTATGTCCACACGATTTTGGGAGGATTGGATGAAGAAGGCAAAGGTGCTATTTACTCATTCGACCCTGTGGGATCCTACGAAAGAGAGCAATGTCGTGCAGGAGGGGCAGCGGCCTCTTTGATTATGCCATTTCTGGATAACCAAGTTAATTTTAAAAACCAGATGGACCCTGCAAGTGATGGCAAAAAACGGAAACCAATACGTTTCCTTTCATTAGAAGAAGTCATACAATTGGTGAGAGATGCCTTCAGTTCGGCCACCGAAAGACATATACAGGTTGGTGATGGATTGGAAATTTTGATTGTGACTAAAGACGGAGTGAGGACAGAGTACTATCCACTTAAGAGAGATTGA
- a CDS encoding ER lumen protein retaining receptor — translation MLNIFRIAGDLSHLASIFILLHTIWTRKSAKGISLKTNILYALVFVTRYLDLFYSYVSLYNTLMKIFFISSSIYTIFLLKKFTKNIGEYSDDFKIQYLIAPSFVLGLIFNHKFTITEILWSFSLWLESVCILPQLFMLQKSGESELLTIHYIFALGLYRALYIPNWFYRYFAEGHLDKLALTTGIIQTLVYSDFFYVYYQKVIKNIGFNLPQ, via the coding sequence ATGCTGAATATTTTCCGAATTGCGGGAGATCTGAGCCATTTGGCATCTATCTTCATTCTCCTTCACACAatttggacgaggaagtCTGCTAAAGGCATTTCCTTGAAAACCAACATCTTGTATGCTTTGGTTTTTGTGACCAGATACTTGGATCTATTTTACAGTTATGTGTCGCTGTACAATACTCTTATGAAGATATTCTTCATTTCATCGTCTATCTACACGATTTTtctgctcaaaaagtttACCAAAAACATCGGAGAATACAGTGATGATTTCAAGATTCAATATTTGATTGCGCCATCTTTTGTCCTTGGTCTGATTTTCAACCACAAGTTCACCATCACCGAGATCCTGTGGAGTTTCAGTCTTTGGCTCGAGTCTGTGTGCATTCTGCCGCAATTGTTCATGCTCCAGAAGAGTGGAGAGTCTGAATTGCTTACTATCCATTATATTTTCGCATTGGGTCTTTACAGAGCATTGTATATCCCAAACTGGTTCTACAGGTATTTCGCCGAAGGACATTTGGATAAGTTGGCACTGACAACGGGTATCATTCAGACACTGGTGTATTCAGATTTCTTCTATGTTTACTACCAAAAAGTTATCAAGAACATCGGTTTCAATTTACCTCAATAA
- a CDS encoding Superoxide dismutase, whose product MHLSRVFSRGIHLVPRLKNHQQWSQDGIKGLMSPKQYKTSWTDYQKYLTTNLTFKTIGTEHETRTPLAITLATAKKPEQGPLFHFASQSHNNHLFFEQLQDASTDPPALKSRLERHITTAFGSLENLRNDFLYAADTLTGNGWVFLVETQEKTVKIISCNNDGTPYLYSRNQSSDLNGAISIEDFEKLISNKDRLSRKIKDYTVPLLVCNVWEHAYIEDYGVNGKADYLENFWNCINWEIVNNRLFVNIGL is encoded by the coding sequence ATGCATTTGTCTAGAGTGTTTTCGAGGGGAATTCACCTGGTTCCCAGGCTCAAAAACCACCAGCAGTGGTCACAAGATGGAATCAAGGGCTTGATGTCTCCAAAACAGTAcaaaacgagctggacagACTACCAGAAGTATCTGACCACCAATCTCACTTTCAAAACCATTGGAACCGAGCACGAGACAAGAACGCCATTAGCTATCACCCTGGCCACTGCGAAAAAACCCGAACAAGGCCCACTGTTCCACTTCGCCTCGCAATCTCACAACAACCACTTGTTCTTCGAACAACTGCAGGACGCTTCTACTGATCCACCGGCGCTCAAATCGCGTCTCGAAAGACATATCACCACAGCATTTGGCTCACTAGAAAATCTCAGAAATGACTTCTTGTATGCCGCTGATACACTGACTGGAAATGGATGGGTTTTTCTTGTGGAGACACAGGAGAAAACGGTTAAAATTATCTCTTGCAACAATGATGGCACCCCATACTTGTACAGCAGAAACCAATCCTCCGACCTTAATGGCGCCATCAGCATTGAGGACTTCGAAAAACTCATTTCCAACAAGGATAGATTAAGTCGGAAAATTAAAGACTATACCGTTCCCCTACTGGTTTGCAATGTATGGGAGCACGCCTACATCGAGGATTATGGAGTCAACGGTAAAGCCGATTACCTAGAAAACTTCTGGAACTGTATCAATTGGGAGATTGTTAACAACAGACTCTTTGTTAATATAGGTCTCTAA
- a CDS encoding CTP synthase, translated as MKYVVVSGGVISGIGKGVLASSTGMLLKTLGLRVTSIKIDPYLNIDAGTMSPLEHGECFVLDDGGEVDLDLGNYERYLGISLTKDHNITTGKIYSAVIQKERKGDYLGKTVQVVPHITNAIQDWIERVARIPVDPSGMEPDVCIIELGGTVGDIESAPFVEALRQFQFRVGHENFALIHVSLVPVIHGEQKTKPTQAAIKDLRSLGLSPDMIGCRCSSKLEKPTIDKIAMFCHVGAEQVLAIHDVNSTYHVPLILKEQKMINYLTKRLELHKMHIPPLMVAKGEELYKNWVELTTQHDRSYEKVTIAIVGKYTNLHDSYLSVIKSLEHSAMRCSKKLEIVWVESGNLEPETELVNKADFHSAWQLVCKADGILVPGGFGTRGVEGMIAAAKWARENNIPYLGVCLGLQVAVIEFIRNVLHVEGATSAEFVPEIADEQAAVVYMPEIDKENMGGTMRLGLRPTCFDSTAESSIIKKLYGGAESVLERHRHRYEINPAMVEAIEKHGMKFVGKDEKAERMEILELVNHPFFVATQYHPEYISKVLDPSPPFLGLVAAASGMLDEILKQDLRKSANDF; from the coding sequence ATGAAGTACGTCGttgtttctggtggagTTATCTCAGGTATTGGAAAGGGTGTTTTGGCATCCTCCACTGGTATGCTGTTGAAAACTCTTGGTTTAAGAGTCACCTCTATCAAAATTGACCCATACCTGAACATCGACGCAGGAACTATGTCTCCTCTAGAGCACGGGGAGTGCTTTGTTCTGGATGATGGTGGAGAAGTGGATCTTGATTTGGGAAACTATGAAAGATATCTGGGTATTTCTCTCACTAAAGACCACAATATTACCACAGGCAAGATCTACTCTGCTGTGATTCAAAAGGAAAGAAAAGGTGACTACTTGGGTAAAACTGTTCAAGTTGTTCCTCATATCACTAATGCCATTCAGGACTGGATTGAGCGTGTTGCCAGAATTCCTGTTGATCCATCTGGAATGGAACCAGATGTCTGTATCATTGAATTGGGTGGAACAGTTGGTGATATTGAGTCTGCTCCCTTCGTTGAAGCCCTGAGACAATTCCAGTTTAGAGTCGGACATGAAAACTTTGCGTTAATTCACGTGTCGCTTGTCCCAGTGATTCATGGCGAGCAAAAGACGAAGCCTACCCAAGCTGCAATTAAAGATCTGAGATCTCTTGgtctttctccagataTGATTGGTTGCAGATGTTCTTCCAAATTGGAAAAGCCCACGATCGACAAGATCGCGATGTTCTGCCATGTTGGTGCTGAGCAGGTTCTTGCCATTCACGACGTGAACTCTACCTACCATGTTCCGCtcattttgaaagagcaaaAAATGATTAATTATCTGACTAAGAGGTTAGAACTTCACAAAATGCACATTCCTCCCCTGATGGTTGCCAAAGGTGAGGAGTTATACAAGAACTGGGTTGAGCTGACAACACAGCACGATAGATCCTACGAGAAAGTCACCATTGCAATTGTCGGAAAGTACACTAATTTACATGACTCGTATTTATCTGTGATCAAGTCGCTCGAACACAGTGCAATGAGATGTtccaagaaactggaaaTTGTCTGGGTGGAGTCGGGCAATTTGGAACCCGAAACTGAATTGGTGAACAAGGCTGACTTCCATTCTGCGTGGCAGCTGGTTTGTAAAGCTGATGGTATTTTGGTTCCTGGAGGTTTTGGTACTAGAGGTGTTGAGGGAATGATTGCTGCTGCTAAATGGGCGAGAGAAAACAATATTCCATATCTGGGTGTTTGTCTTGGACTGCAAGTGGCTGTTATTGAGTTCATCAGAAATGTTTTGCATGTCGAAGGTGCAACCAGCGCTGAATTTGTTCCGGAGATCGCTGATGAACAAGCAGCTGTTGTTTATATGCCTGAGATTGACAAGGAGAACATGGGAGGTACCATGAGATTGGGCCTTAGACCAACGTGTTTCGATTCCACTGCTGAATCTTCtatcatcaaaaagctctaTGGTGGTGCAGAATCTGTCTTGGAAAGACACAGACACAGATACGAAATTAATCCAGCCATGGTCGAAGCTATTGAGAAACACGGGATGAAGTTTGTCGGAAAAGATGAAAAGGCGGAGAGAATGGAGATTCTGGAGCTTGTAAATCATCCATTCTTCGTTGCTACTCAGTACCACCCAGAATACATTTCCAAAGTCTTGGACCCATCCCCTCCATTTTTGGGATTGGTTGCTGCCGCTTCTGGCATGTTGGATGAAATCTTGAAACAAGATCTGAGAAAGTCTGCTAACGATTTTTGA
- a CDS encoding Protein krueppel, with translation MSQSLTMLSNIDSSLMNQQAVGAGDQHGDSSKITGTDSSSLGQQSNSEDDDEEDKSGLSEEKKYQCSQCHHSFTRKHNLKSHMLIHTDEKPFECTHCNSKFRRQHDLKRHEKLHTGEKPYRCEKCDKRFARADALLRHANSSSGCAGAGSTSSMDPSLSPGSSAGTALGKRKSYDEQIVQMHPFKKSKDATNAEAAAAAAVASAVSNYYVQQAAIQTQQRQSRSRSTQQSAQPQVSLSSTNNYMQSAGYPQQQLANYGGNNSNDATLAELYGTIAILEAKVNTLESRIMELEGKVSHAGQ, from the coding sequence ATGTCACAATCACTGACCATGTTATCGAACATAGATTCGAGCTTGATGAATCAGCAAGCTGTGGGGGCAGGCGATCAGCACGGTGactcctccaaaatcacagGAACAGACTCGTCTTCGTTGGGTCAGCAAAGTAACTCcgaagacgatgacgaagaagacaAGAGCGGGCTctctgaagaaaagaagTACCAATGTAGCCAGTGTCACCATTCATTTACTAGAAAACATAACTTGAAGTCGCATATGCTCATCCATACAGATGAAAAGCCTTTTGAATGTACACATTGCAACAGTAAGTTCAGAAGACAGCATGATTTGAAAAGACATGAAAAGCTCCACACCGGTGAAAAGCCATATAGATGCGAAAAATGTGACAAGAGGTTTGCTCGTGCAGATGCTTTGTTGAGACAcgcaaactcctcgtccggatgtgctggagcaggaTCTACTTCCAGCATGGATCCTTCCTTGTCTCCTGGCTCCAGTGCTGGTACAGCATTGGGTAAGCGCAAATCTTACGATGAACAAATCGTTCAAATGCACCCTTTCaagaaatcaaaagatGCCACCAACGCTGAGGCAGctgcagccgcagcagTGGCTTCGGCCGTGTCGAATTACTACGTGCAACAAGCTGCCATCCAGACGCAGCAAAGACAAAGCAGATCTCGATCCACGCAACAGTCCGCTCAACCTCAGGTCTCGCTCAGCTCTACAAATAACTACATGCAGTCAGCAGGATATCCTCAACAACAGCTCGCCAATTATGGAGGAAACAACTCGAATGATGCCACATTAGCTGAGCTTTACGGCACTATTGCTATTCTAGAGGCTAAGGTGAACACTTTAGAGTCGCGAATCATGGAACTGGAGGGTAAAGTGTCACATGCTGGCCAGTAA
- a CDS encoding putative membrane protein: MQEIIDLAPLFLALPTLFVSLKLTNAISEFKTPSLAFFTVSFVQSAFLSSLLMLVVAILAKLGDGAPSAKEVKKTVQLSLGRQLVLFGAISLIFLADQLLCPARFMNLVILALLLSGPKDDHISAELEETYAIDNNGVTRLIKKHQLFIIYSLSFLFDVIIASINDQDLISLVLMYALLLIPIFVFLKPSADRQQSSTFGHLRIQTSGLLLLLCTVIMLSYNFESYNLKMIFVTAGSLTIFTISQLDINHTNPINQFFNTSLFLTHYKRNIIILNTVMALILQTTTDSHNKMEALKMNLVNFAINMLLMLIVNPAKKSEHSSSSETVSDKSHPNSTFVSLVVQLFNSKDTRSIFNFLLLNVSFMFIQLLYSFRSKSLSLLSDSLHMMLDCTSLFLGLLASLIAKNNQQYPTKEFPFGLTRIETLAGFTNGSLLLGVVFGILNESFQRLFHPVDLRKTDELLVVSILGLVVNLVGIFAFNHGHDGSHGHSHSHSRSHEHTHQQTRDHSESDEHAPNLSDNMHGIFLHILADTLGSVGVILSTLIVKLTGIQVIDPIASIFIALLILVSSIPLLKSSSSNLLLASRDSSVSELQYVLGEVLKVPGVRSYTTPRFWPVSDTNSKLTGYIHIQYYRTETSLSLRSKVDKLFKSSKSISKIYIQYENEIDDCWCRKDGIFSVG; the protein is encoded by the coding sequence ATGCAGGAAATAATAGATTTGGCGCCCCTATTTTTGGCATTACCAACCCTGTTCGTGTCTCTCAAACTTACAAATGCAATTTCTGAATTTAAGACCCCGTCACTCGCCTTTTTTACAGTCTCATTCGTGCAATCTGCGTTTTTGTCGTCTTTGTTGATGCTGGTGGTAGCTATATTGGCGAAGCTAGGAGATGGTGCTCCCTCCGCCAAAGAAGTGAAGAAAACCGTACAGTTGTCTCTCGGGCGACAGCTGGTGCTCTTTGGTGCCATaagcttgatttttcttGCAGATCAGCTACTATGTCCAGCACGGTTCATGAACCTGGTCATTCTTGCTTTGCTCCTCTCGGGCCCAAAGGATGACCATATCTCTGCCGAATTGGAAGAGACATATGCCATTGATAACAATGGGGTCACTCGTTTGATTAAGAAGCATCAATTGTTTATCATATATTCTTTGTCTTTTTTATTCGATGTGATCATCGCAAGTATCAATGACCAGGATCTCATATCACTCGTGCTCATGTATGCCCTTCTATTGATCCCGATCTTTGTGTTTCTAAAACCTTCAGCAGATAGGCAACAGTCATCAACGTTCGGCCACCTACGAATTCAGACCTCGGGACTACTTCTCCTGCTTTGCACTGTCATAATGTTGTCATATAACTTTGAAAGCTACAATTTGAAAATGATATTTGTCACTGCTGGTTCATTGACAATATTCACAATAAGTCAACTGGATATTAACCATACCAACCCTATTAATCAGTTTTTCAATaccagcttgttcttgacCCACTATAAAAGAAATATCATCATTTTAAATACTGTTATGGCACTGATACTCCAGACAACCACAGATTCTCATAACAAAATGGAGGCACTCAAGATGAATTTGGTCAATTTTGCAATAAACATGCTGCTCATGTTGATAGTGAATCCTGCCAAAAAAAGTGAGCATTCATCTTCTAGCGAAACCGTCTCGGATAAATCGCATCCCAATTCTACTTTTGTGTCATTAgtcgtccagcttttcaACTCGAAAGACACAAGATCCATTTTCAATTTCCTACTACTGAATGTGTCTTTCATGTTTATACAATTGCTTTATTCCTTCCGATCCAAATCTCTCAGTCTTTTGAGCGACTCTCTCCATATGATGTTGGACTGCACATCACTGTTCCTTGGTCTTTTAGCTTCATTAAttgcaaaaaataatcaaCAGTATCCGACCAAGGAATTTCCGTTTGGCTTGACAAGAATCGAGACTCTTGCAGGCTTCACCAACGGCTCGCTTCTTTTGGGTGTGGTATTTGGAATTCTCAATGAGTCCTTTCAACGTCTATTTCATCCAGTGGACTTGCGCAAGACTGACGAGCTTTTAGTTGTCAGCATTCTTGGACTTGTGGTAAATTTGGTTGGAATATTTGCTTTCAACCATGGCCACGATGGATCTCATGGTCATTCACATTCGCACAGCCGTTCTCATGAACACACGCACCAACAGACTCGCGACCACTCTGAATCTGACGAACATGCACCGAACCTAAGTGACAATATGCATGGCATTTTCCTGCATATTTTGGCAGATACCCTAGGTTCTGTCGGAGTGATTTTATCAACATTGATCGTCAAGTTGACTGGAATCCAGGTGATTGATCCAATTGCATCTATATTTATCGCATTGCTGATCTTGGTGTCTTCAATCCCGCTTCTCAAATCATCATCCtccaatcttcttcttgcctcACGCGACTCCTCTGTGAGCGAGCTTCAGTATGTGTTAGGAGAGGTCCTAAAGGTTCCTGGCGTCAGATCCTATACAACCCCGCGCTTTTGGCCTGTTAGTGATACCAATTCAAAGTTGACCGGCTACATTCACATACAATATTACCGCACCGAGACATCGCTATCGCTACGCAGCAAAGTCGACAAGCTTTTTAAAAGTTCCAAATCCATTTCAAAGATCTACATTCAGTACGAGAATGAGATCGATGACTGCTGGTGCCGAAAGGACGGAATTTTCAGTGTAGGATAA
- a CDS encoding Superoxide dismutase [Cu-Zn] — MVKAVAVVRGDSTVKGIVTFEQASESEPTTVSWEISGNDPNALRGFHIHQFGDNTNGCTSAGPHFNPFGKNHGAPEDSERHVGDLGNITTDANGVAKGAKQDSLIKLFGENSILGRTVVVHSGTDDLGKGGHPDSLKTGNAGGRPACGVIGFSS, encoded by the exons ATGGTCAAAGCTG TCGCTGTCGTGAGAGGAGACTCTACTGTTAAGGGAATTGTTACTTTTGAGCAGGCTTCCGAGTCTGAACCAACCACCGTTTCATGGGAAATTTCCGGTAACGATCCAAACGCTCTGAGAGGTTTCCATATCCATCAATTTGGTGACAACACTAACGGCTGCACTTCTGCTGGACCACACTTCAACCCATTCGGCAAGAACCACGGTGCACCAGAAGACTCCGAGAGACACGTTGGTGACCTTGGTAACATTACTACCGACGCCAATGGAGTTGCCAAGGGTGCTAAGCAGGACAGCCTGATCAAGCTTTTCGGTGAGAACTCCATTTTGGGAAGAACCGTCGTTGTTCACTCTGGTACCGATGACTTGGGTAAGGGTGGCCACCCAGACTCTTTGAAGACTGGTAATGCCGGTGGTAGACCAGCCTGTGGTGTCATTGGATTCTCTTCTTAA